A genome region from Cryptococcus neoformans var. neoformans B-3501A chromosome 8, whole genome shotgun sequence includes the following:
- a CDS encoding hypothetical protein (Match to EST gb|CF188960.1|CF188960), with the protein MAYPRYNNYEQGVPPVQPAAYYSTPSTSALPSREPLSREPHRVLFAGLPPDITASDLRDLLLSEPLHLSPLTTSVTSLHSENGDFQGVMLVYVETAEDAERIRAQYSGQPIDGSLVLQVHHVLPSHVSLPLTNSVAPARPANQQSKTIPTGPKASSGPTQTNQQAQRHSAQRNSMSGKKAAGAMHAQAESAPPGLALLKRIGKAGQEDDRRKQQGG; encoded by the exons ATGGCCTATCCTCGCTATAACAACTACGAACAAGGTGTACCGCCAGTTCAACCAGCCGCTTATTACTCTACGCCATCCACTTCGGCGTTGCCGAGCAGAGAACCTTTGTCGCGAGAACCCCACCGCGTTCTTTTCGCTGGCCTGCCTCCCGATATCACTGCTAGTGATTTACGC gaccttctcctctcagAACCTCTGCATCTCTCACCCCTCACAACATCTGTTACGAGCCTTCACAGCGAAAATGGAGATTTTCAAGGGGTAATGCTTGTGTATGTGGAGACTGCTGAGGATGCGGAAAGAATCAGGGCTCAATATTCTGGGCAACCGATTGATGGAT CACTGGTGCTTCAAGTCCATCACGTCCTTCCATCGCATGTATCTCTCCCCCTAACGAACTCCGTCGCCCCTGCTAGACCTGCGAATCAGCAAAGCAAGACAATCCCCACAGGGCCCAAGGCTAGCTCAGGACCAACACAAACCAACCAGCAGGCGCAACGACACAGTGCTCAGAGAAATAGCATGTCTGGAAAGAAAGCGGCCGGTGCAATGCATGCGCAGGCTGAGAGTGCTCCCCCAGGTCTGGCGTTGCTGAAGAGGATCGGAAAGGCGggccaagaagatgatagGAGGAAGCAGCAGGGAGGGTGA